The genomic region GATAACGATCTGTACAGCTACCTGGCGCTGTACTCGGTCGAAGGCCACACCTTCGGCGCTGGCTACCAGTACACCAAGGGCGACAGCGACTTCCCTTGGCTGAACCAGGGTGACGGCTCGTCCAACAGCACCATCACCGACATGCAAATCCAGAAGTTCGCCCGTGCCGGCGAGCGTACCTGGCAGGCTCGCTACGCCTATGACTTCGCCAAGGTTGGCGTACCTGGCCTGACCGCTGGCGTGATCTACCTGCACGGCGACAACATCCAGAACGCTGCTGGCGACCAGAGCGAGTGGGAACGCGACATCAGCTTGGCTTACGTAATTCCGCAAGGCACCTTCAAGAACCTGGGCTTTGCCTGGAAGAACGCCATGTGGCGCACCAGCTCTGCGGTGGCTTCCAGCAACCAGGACGAAAACCGCCTGATCGTCAGCTACACGATTCCACTGCTGTAAGCGCTTTTCTGTAGGCTCTTTTCACTTCACGCCCTGCTTGGCGCAATGCCAGCGGGGCGTTTTTTTGCCTGCAAAATCACCCCATGATCCATCTTGTCCAATCGTTCAGGAATCACCTCGGTGATGACTGCCCGAACCTGTGACGCCATGGTGTTCCCGCGCTCGTTCCCCGTCCAATGAAATAGTTTTTAATCTCCTCGCCCTGCGCGATACTGCCCCGGCGAATGCACCTGCCCTGGGGATATCGATGCCGCTACAACGCCTGCAAAACCTTTCCGAGATCACGCCCGCGGATTGGGATGCGCTGGTGCCACCGGGGCAGCCGTTTCTGCGCCACGCTTTCCTCAGCGCCCTGGAAGACAGCGGCAGCCTCGGCGAGCGTTCCGGTTGGCAGCCCGAGCACCTGTTGCACATCGAACAAGGCCGATTGATCGCCGCGCTGCCCAGCTATCGCAAATGGCATTCCTATGGTGAGTATGTGTTCGATCACGGTTGGGCCGATGCCTGTCAGCGCGCCGGTATCGCCTACTACCCCAAGCTGCTGACCGCCGTGCCGTTCAGTCCGGTCGGTGGGCCGCGCCTGCTGGCTGCCAGCGTCGAGGACGGGTTCGAGTTGCTGGCGGCGCTGCCGGGCTATCTGGAAATCGAAGAGCTATCCAGCGCCCACATCAACTTCACCGACGACCTGGCCGATGCCGCCTTGGCCGAACAGCCGGGTTGGCTGCAGCGCCTGGGTTGCCAGTATCACTGGCAGAATCGCGACTACCGTGACTTCCAGGATTTCCTCGAGGCCTTGAGTTCACGCAAGCGCAAGCAGATGCGCAAGGAGCGCGAGCAGGTGGCGGCCCAGGGCTTCGAGTTCGAGTGGCTTGAAGGCGGGGCACTGAGCGAAGCGCAATGGGACTTCGTCTACGCCTGCTATGCCAACACCTACGCGGTACGCCGCCAGACTCCGTACCTGACGCGGACGTTCTTCAGCCTGCTGGCCGAACGTATGCCGCAGGCTATCCGGGTGGTCATGGCGTACCAGGGAGGGCGGCCGGTGGCGATGGCTTTCAGCCTGATCGGGGGCGACAGCTTTTATGGTCGGTATTGGGGCTGCCTGGCCGAGTTCGACCGCCTGCACTTCGAAACCTGTTTCTACCAGGGCATGGACTACGCCATCGCCTATGGCCTGCAACGCTTCGATGCCGGTGCCCAGGGCGAGCACAAGCTGATTCGCGGCTTCGAGCCGGTGATCACCCATTCCTGGCACTACCTGCGCCACCCTGGCCTCAAGGCAGCGGTAGCGGATTTCCTGGAGCGGGAACGGGTCGGCATCCTGGAGTATGCCGAAGAGGCGAGGGCGGCGCTGCCTTACCGGCAGGCCTGAGGTTTCCTGGGCGGGTAGTGTCCTGTGGCGAGCAAGCCCGCTCGCCACAAGAGCCTTGTTCACCACTCAGGCCCCTGGGCTCACGCTTTCAGCAAATACCGGTACTCAGTCGATACCGACGAAGCCACCGGTCTGGTGCTGCCACAACCGCGCATACAGCCCGCCACGCGCCAACAGCTCGGCATGGCTGCCGGTTTCGGCGATCCGGCCATGCTCCAGTACCACCAGGCGATCCATACGGGCAATGGTCGAGAGGCGGTGGGCAATGGCGATCACCGTCTTGCCTTGCATCAGGCTCTCCAGGCTTTCCTGGATCGCCGCTTCGACTTCCGAATCCAGGGCCGACGTCGCTTCGTCCATGATCAGGATCGGCGCATTCTTGAGCAGCACCCGGGCAATCGCGATGCGCTGTCGCTGACCACCGGAAAGTTTCACCCCGCGTTCGCCGACATGCGCATCGAAGCCGGTACGTCCCTCGGCATCCGACAGCAGCGGGATGAATTCGTCGGCGCGGGCCTTGATGACCGCTTCCTGAAGTTGGGCATCGGTCGCATCGGGTTTGCCGTACAGCAGGTTGTCGCGAATCGAACGGTGCAGCAACGACGTGTCCTGGGTAATCATGCCAATGCTTTCGCGCAGGCTTTCCTGGGCAACGTCGGCGATGTTCTGATCATCCACCAGGATCCGGCCGCCCTGCACGTCATACAGGCGCAGCAGCAGATTGACCAGGGTCGACTTGCCAGCGCCGGAGGGGCCGATCAGGCCGATCTTCTCGCCCGGGCGAATGGTCAGGTTGAGGTCCGAAATCACCCCGCTGCGCTTGCCATAGTGGAAATCCACCTGCTCGAAACGCACCTCGCCACGGCTGACCGCCAGGCGTGGTGCCTGTTCGCGGTCGGTAACGCTGATGGGCTGGGCGATGGTCTGCAGGCCATCCTGGACCATGCCGATGTTTTCGAAGATGCCGTTGACCACCCACATGATCCAGCCGGACATGTTGACGATGCGGATCACCAGGCCGGTGGTCAGCGCAATCGCACCCACCGAGACCAGCGACTGCGTCCACAGCCACAGCGCCAGTCCGGTGGTGCTGACGATCAGCAGGCCGTTCATGGTGGTGATGGCGACGTCCATGCTGGTGACCACACGCGAGGCCAACTGGGTCTTTTCGGTCTGCTCCACCAGCGCCTCGCGGGCGTACTGCTGCTCGAAATGGGTATGGGCAAACAGCTTCAGGGTAGTGATGTTGGTATAGCCGTCGACGATCCGCCCCATCAGCTT from Pseudomonas asplenii harbors:
- a CDS encoding GNAT family N-acetyltransferase translates to MPLQRLQNLSEITPADWDALVPPGQPFLRHAFLSALEDSGSLGERSGWQPEHLLHIEQGRLIAALPSYRKWHSYGEYVFDHGWADACQRAGIAYYPKLLTAVPFSPVGGPRLLAASVEDGFELLAALPGYLEIEELSSAHINFTDDLADAALAEQPGWLQRLGCQYHWQNRDYRDFQDFLEALSSRKRKQMRKEREQVAAQGFEFEWLEGGALSEAQWDFVYACYANTYAVRRQTPYLTRTFFSLLAERMPQAIRVVMAYQGGRPVAMAFSLIGGDSFYGRYWGCLAEFDRLHFETCFYQGMDYAIAYGLQRFDAGAQGEHKLIRGFEPVITHSWHYLRHPGLKAAVADFLERERVGILEYAEEARAALPYRQA
- a CDS encoding ABC transporter ATP-binding protein — encoded protein: MLYRRFEQLIDIFREPPTAAPPNQVLPFYLYYLRQVWPSFAALLVVGLFAALIEVAQFSYLSRIIDLAQVTPNTEFFSQHGRELLWMAVVALIMRPVFFALHDLLVHQTISPGMTSLIRWQNHSYVLRQSLNFFQNDFAGRIAQRIMQTGNSLRDSAVQAVDALWHVLIYVISALVLFVEADWRLMIPLLLWLACYSGALYYFVPRVKQRSVESSDARSKLMGRIVDGYTNITTLKLFAHTHFEQQYAREALVEQTEKTQLASRVVTSMDVAITTMNGLLIVSTTGLALWLWTQSLVSVGAIALTTGLVIRIVNMSGWIMWVVNGIFENIGMVQDGLQTIAQPISVTDREQAPRLAVSRGEVRFEQVDFHYGKRSGVISDLNLTIRPGEKIGLIGPSGAGKSTLVNLLLRLYDVQGGRILVDDQNIADVAQESLRESIGMITQDTSLLHRSIRDNLLYGKPDATDAQLQEAVIKARADEFIPLLSDAEGRTGFDAHVGERGVKLSGGQRQRIAIARVLLKNAPILIMDEATSALDSEVEAAIQESLESLMQGKTVIAIAHRLSTIARMDRLVVLEHGRIAETGSHAELLARGGLYARLWQHQTGGFVGID